CGTCGTCGTATCCGATGCCGAGGCGATCGACGACGCCCGGCCGGAACTGTTCGAAGACGACGTCCGCGTCGGCGGCCAGTTCGAGAAACGCCTCGCGACCCGCCTCGCTTTTCAGGTCCAGCGTTACGCTCTTTTTGTTCCGGTTGACGGAGTGGAAGAGCGCACCCGAGTCCGTCGACTCGACCTCCGGTTCGAGCCAGCGGGCGTAGTCTCCCCTCGTCGGCTCCTCGATCTTGACGACTTCGGCGCCCATGTCTGCTAGCAGCATTGTCCCGTACGGACCCGGCAACAGCCACGTCAGATCGAGAACGGTGTAGTCCTCGAGGTTCATGATCGCGTCCCTCCGGTCACCGTCCGCATTCGTCGACCGTTTCTCCCGTTTCCGTGGTCCGCCTCGGACGGGAATGCCGTCGTTCGATCGGCTACCATGTGTGGTGCTGGCATACTCTTCGAGTATCACGTATTCCCTTATTAAGCATTTGGAGACGACCGCTCGCGTCGGCAGGAGCGGCGGCGATGACCGTGCTCCTGAGACTGCCAGCGATTCAGCATCGTGAGAGTAGTGACCGTAAGCACAATGTGAAGATTAAACTACTACGACAACGAGTATCAAGCAGAGGACGATGGCCGAAAACAAAACCTATCTTGACCGGCTTGTCGACAAATCCGCGTTGAAAGAGTATCTAGAGCGGGAGCTCGGCGACGCCAGAGCAGTCACCGTCCAGTACCACGACGAGGGTCACTCGAACGAGACACTGTTCATTGAGTGGGGCGAGCAGAATCTCGTCATGCGACGGCCGCCGGCCGGGGAGACGGCGGACACAGCCCACGATGTTCTCCGGGAGTACCGCGTCATCTCTTCGCTCGAGGATACGGGCGTTCCGGTCCCGAATCCAATACTGGCCTGCGACGATACGTCGGTGATCGGCGGCAAGTTCTACCTGATGGAACGTCTCGAAGGCGATGTCATCCGCGATCACGAGCCCGATCGGTTCGCGACGGCCGGGCAGCGTCGTCAGGTCGGAGAAACACTCATCGACACGCTCGCGGAGATTCACACGATCGACTACGAAGCGGTCGGGCTGTCGGATCTCGGTCGTCCGGAGGGGTACACGGAACGACAGGTCGAACGCTGGGGGAAGCAGTTCGACTGGGCATACGAGACGACAGCGGACGAACGGGATGTACCCCACATCGACGAAATCGCTGAGTGGCTCGAGGCGAACATTCCCGAGGAGTACGAGCACACGCTCGTACACGGCGACTTCAAACTCGACAACGTGATGTACGCCCCCGGGACCCCGCCGAAGATCAACGCCGTGCTGGACTGGGAGATGGGAACCCTTGGCGATCCGTCGGCTGATATCGGCTGGATGCTCTGTTACTGGGACACCGATCCCCTCATCGACGAACTGATGCCAACGTTCCTCGACCAACCAGGATACCCGAGCAAGGAGGAACTCGTCGAACGGTACGAGGAGCAGTCAGGACTCGAGTTCACGAACCGCCGGTTCTACGTCGCGCTAGGTCTGTACATGCTCATCGCGGTCTGTGAGATGTTCTACGCGCGGTATCTCAACGGGAACAGCAACGACGACCTCTACCCGAAGATGGGATCCGTCGTACCGGAGATCAGCCAGCGAGCAAAGGAAGTTATCGACGGCGAACGCGACATCTGAACTCGCACCCGAAACTGGGAACCGGCCCGTTGGCGATCATGGCTGCGTCGTCGACAAAGCGGGCAGACGTTGTACACCATCTCCGCGTACTGCTGGACGGTCCGTCAATCGTCCGCGTCACGAGAGTCGACCGAAGTCTCTGTCAATCCTTCAGCAGTGTGATCGCCTCGGTGAGACAGTCGCTCCGTGCTGGCTTCCAGAGCGGAGGAGTGTAAACCACAGTCGGGGAAAGCTATAACACATGTCATGGTAAGTATCTACACGAAGTCAACAATGAGCGATCCACTAGCCGACCGTGTAGACGCTGTTACTGTCGTCGGTGCCGGAACGATGGGCCATGGAATCGCCCAGACGTTCGCGACGGCCGGATACGACGTCACTATCTTGGACATCGACAACGACGTGCTGGCAACGGCGCTCGAAAAGATCAATGAGAGCCTGACGAAACTCGGCGAGAACCCCGACACCATCCTCAATCGGATCGAGACGACCACGTCTGACGAGGAGGCCTACGGGGACGCTGACCTCGTCGTCGAGGCGGTTCCCGAGGACATCGAGCTGAAAGAGAACATCTTCGGTACTATCGACGAACTCGCACCGGATCGAGCGATCCTGGCGACCAACACCAGTACGCTCCCGATCACCGAAATCGCGTCCGCGACGGATCGGCCGGGCGATGTCGTCGGGATGCACTTCTCGAATCCGGTTCAGCTGATGGAAATTGTCGAGGTCATCCGCGGCGAGGAGACGCGCGATGACGTGTTCGAAGCGGCCCAAGAGATCAGCGAAGAGATTGGAAAAATACCGGTCCTCGTCGAGAAGGATATTCCCGGCTTCCTCATCAACCGGATCAATCTCCGCTTCTGGCTTGAGGGCGTACGACAGGTCGAATGGGGGATTCAGGACGAGAAAACTATAGACGCAGCACTCCGCCGAATCGGTCTCCCGATGGGGCCGTTCGAGGTACTCGACTTCAGCGGTATCGATGTCGCCACGATGGCCGCCCGATCGATGCGCGACCGGGGAGTCGACCTGCACGTGCCCGACCTCCTCGAGGAGAAGACCGAGGCCGAAGATCACGGGATGAAAACCGGTGCGGGCTTCTACACCTATCCGAAACCGGGAGAGTACTCGCGCGTTGATATCCCGCGCGAACGGCGGTACGACTTCGATCCGAAGGATCTCCTCGCGCCCGCCGTCAACGAGGCAGCGTGGCTGCTGGCCAACGACGTGACTACGAAGGCGGAGATAGACAAGGCGATGCAGATCGGGATGAACTGGCCGCGGGGTCTCCTCGAAATGGCCGACGAGTACGGTATCGATCGACTCGTCGACCGACTTGAGACGCTGCGCGAGCGGTCCGGCTGGGAGGAGTACGAACCTCATCCCCGTCTCCGGGAAATGGTCTCGAACGACGAACTCGGACGGAAGACGGGAACCGGGTTCTACGAGTGGAGCTACGAGCAGATGGAGTTCAACACGGTCCAATACGAGCGACGCGAGTATATCGCCTGGATCACGCTCAATAGACCCGAGCAGCTCAACGCCTTGGACGAACCGAGCTGGGAGGGACTGAACGACGCGCTCGAGTGTGCAGCAGCGGACGACAAGGTCCGCGCGACGATCCTTCGAGGATCGGGACGCGCATTCTGCGCCGGCGACGATATCGCGGAGATCCAGAGCTGGGAGTCGACCGAGGACGCCGCGGAGATGGTCGAGGAGATTCTCGGTCCGACCGTCCAGACGCTTCGGGACCACCCGAAACCGGTGATCGCCGCGGTCGACGGCGTCGCGAACGGGGGCGGTTGTGAACTCGTGCTCCTGAGTGATCTCGCAGTCGCCTCCGCGGACAGCGATTTCGCCCTGCCCGAGGCGAAGATCGGTGCGCTTCCGCCGATCGGACTCACATACGGTCGGATGAGCCTCGGCAAGAAATCGATCATGGAACTCGCGATGACGGGTGAGCAGCTGACCGCTACCGAAGCTGAATCGATGGGGATCGTCAACTACGCTGTCGATGATGGACAAGTCGAGGACATCGCCCGCGAACTCGCCCGTTCGACGTCGGCGTCGGGCCCGAAGTCGGTCGCGGAGATGAAAGACCTGTGGTCGAACATGGAGGACGACCTGCTCGAAGGGTGGTTCGGCGACGCCATGGACCGTCTCGTCGAGCGGACTCAGTCCGAGGAGGCTGAAGAGGGGCTCGCGGCGTTCCTTGAGAAGCGTAATCCGGACTGGCAGCGATAGAACACCGAGATCAACCGTCTTGCTACGCGACGACGGTCGACTCTCCCCGGGAACCGGTTATTCTCCATCGAACCCGTGGTCACAGTTCTTCGAAACGCTGCTAGCGTTCGGTTGCCGATCGTTATCGAGAGATGCGGGACCGATCCCGAACTCACGCTGAGTCATCGATACGTCCGAGAGCGTCGATGAGTGATTCAATCTCGGCCACGGACGCGTCCATCGAGGGCATCGCGATGATGACGTCAGCACCGTCGCGAGCGTACCGCTGGAGCTGCTCCCGGACATCTGATTCGGTTCCGGAAACGGTTAGTTCATCGACCATCCGGCCGGAGATCGCGTCGACTGCCGCCCCGCGGTCTCCGTCTCGGAACAGGGCGTGGGCCCTGTCCGGCGCATCCCCGAAGCCGTAGTCGTTGACCTGTTCGTTGTATCCCATCGCCATTTCCTGTGCGAGGAGGTAACGGACGCGTCGCTCAGCGCGATCTGGATCGTCGTCGACGGCGATGGGAACCCACGGAGCGACGGTCAGTTCGCCCGGATCCCGGCCGGCGTCTCTCGCGCTTTCTCGGACGTCAGTGACGTGACTCGAAAACGAGGGCTGCGGAATGAACGCTGGCAGCCAGCCGTCTGCGTACTCTCCGGTCAGCGCGCGGTTCGCGTCGCTTATCGCGGCGTTGAATACCGGGACCTCGTCGGTCGTCTCGAGCGCCATGGAGTACGGGCCGATATCGAACACCTCCCCGTCGTACTCGACCGTCCCACCGGCCGTCGTTTGCCGGACGATTTCGATCGTTTCGCGCAGCCGTCGGAGCGGCCGGTCGAAGGCCATCCCGTGCCACCGTTCGACGAGCGGTGGCGAACTCACACCGACTCCGAGCAGCGCCCGCCCGCTCGAGAGCTGCTGCAGGGTCGCCGCGCTCATCCCGAGCAACGTGGGGCTCCGGGAATAGACGCTGGCCACGCCGGTCCCGATCCGAACGTCCGTCGTGCACTGGGCGACCGCGGCGAGCGTGGCTACCCCGTTGCTGCCGGATGCTTCCTGTTTCCACACCGAATGGAGGCCCGTCTCGTCAGCTCGCCTGGCGAATTCCAGCGTTTGCTCAAGCGATACGTGCGAGAACTCGTCGGGAAGGACGAATCCGAGTTTGGTCATCGTTCGTCAATTCGGCGGCGATGGCTTCAACCTTCGCGTCACATCTCAGCTCACGAGGGTGACGAGTTAACCAATTTCCAGCATCGGCCCCCTCTCGAGTGTTCATGTATCGCGTAACTTCCGCTTGCGGTCCTCTCGGTTACCCTTTCACTCTGAAAGTTGTGTTCCGATATGGTGATCTGGATCACCCTGGTTCCGTCACGTTACAACAGCGGTATCTAACCGTCTAGTTCGATCACGATCGACGAATACCG
The genomic region above belongs to Natronorubrum tibetense GA33 and contains:
- a CDS encoding phosphotransferase family protein, encoding MAENKTYLDRLVDKSALKEYLERELGDARAVTVQYHDEGHSNETLFIEWGEQNLVMRRPPAGETADTAHDVLREYRVISSLEDTGVPVPNPILACDDTSVIGGKFYLMERLEGDVIRDHEPDRFATAGQRRQVGETLIDTLAEIHTIDYEAVGLSDLGRPEGYTERQVERWGKQFDWAYETTADERDVPHIDEIAEWLEANIPEEYEHTLVHGDFKLDNVMYAPGTPPKINAVLDWEMGTLGDPSADIGWMLCYWDTDPLIDELMPTFLDQPGYPSKEELVERYEEQSGLEFTNRRFYVALGLYMLIAVCEMFYARYLNGNSNDDLYPKMGSVVPEISQRAKEVIDGERDI
- a CDS encoding LLM class flavin-dependent oxidoreductase, with the protein product MTKLGFVLPDEFSHVSLEQTLEFARRADETGLHSVWKQEASGSNGVATLAAVAQCTTDVRIGTGVASVYSRSPTLLGMSAATLQQLSSGRALLGVGVSSPPLVERWHGMAFDRPLRRLRETIEIVRQTTAGGTVEYDGEVFDIGPYSMALETTDEVPVFNAAISDANRALTGEYADGWLPAFIPQPSFSSHVTDVRESARDAGRDPGELTVAPWVPIAVDDDPDRAERRVRYLLAQEMAMGYNEQVNDYGFGDAPDRAHALFRDGDRGAAVDAISGRMVDELTVSGTESDVREQLQRYARDGADVIIAMPSMDASVAEIESLIDALGRIDDSA
- a CDS encoding 3-hydroxyacyl-CoA dehydrogenase/enoyl-CoA hydratase family protein; this encodes MSDPLADRVDAVTVVGAGTMGHGIAQTFATAGYDVTILDIDNDVLATALEKINESLTKLGENPDTILNRIETTTSDEEAYGDADLVVEAVPEDIELKENIFGTIDELAPDRAILATNTSTLPITEIASATDRPGDVVGMHFSNPVQLMEIVEVIRGEETRDDVFEAAQEISEEIGKIPVLVEKDIPGFLINRINLRFWLEGVRQVEWGIQDEKTIDAALRRIGLPMGPFEVLDFSGIDVATMAARSMRDRGVDLHVPDLLEEKTEAEDHGMKTGAGFYTYPKPGEYSRVDIPRERRYDFDPKDLLAPAVNEAAWLLANDVTTKAEIDKAMQIGMNWPRGLLEMADEYGIDRLVDRLETLRERSGWEEYEPHPRLREMVSNDELGRKTGTGFYEWSYEQMEFNTVQYERREYIAWITLNRPEQLNALDEPSWEGLNDALECAAADDKVRATILRGSGRAFCAGDDIAEIQSWESTEDAAEMVEEILGPTVQTLRDHPKPVIAAVDGVANGGGCELVLLSDLAVASADSDFALPEAKIGALPPIGLTYGRMSLGKKSIMELAMTGEQLTATEAESMGIVNYAVDDGQVEDIARELARSTSASGPKSVAEMKDLWSNMEDDLLEGWFGDAMDRLVERTQSEEAEEGLAAFLEKRNPDWQR